The following are from one region of the Stanieria sp. NIES-3757 genome:
- a CDS encoding glyceraldehyde-3-phosphate dehydrogenase, type I, translating to MAKVKVAINGFGRIGRLVFRAGINNPEIEFCCINDLVPPANIAYLLKYDSTHGRFAGTVESQSDGIVVNGKFIPCVSIRNPEELPWSKYGVEYVVESTGLFTTSDTASKHLTAGAKRVVISAPTKDPERVKTLLVGVNHQTFDPSKDTIVSNASCTTNCLAPIAKVINDNFGLAEGLMTTVHAMTATQPTVDGPSKKDFRGGRSAAQNIIPASTGAAKAVTLVLPELKGKLTGMAFRVPTPDVSAVDLTFRTEKATSYQEICAAMKQAAEGEMKGILGYTEDPVVSTDFTSDPHSSIFDADAGIELNSNFFKVVAWYDNEWGYSCRMIDLMLAMAQKEAEMMVIA from the coding sequence ATGGCAAAAGTCAAAGTGGCTATTAATGGTTTTGGTCGCATTGGAAGATTAGTCTTCCGTGCTGGAATAAACAATCCTGAAATTGAATTTTGTTGTATTAATGACTTAGTACCGCCAGCAAATATAGCCTATCTCCTCAAATACGATTCGACTCATGGACGTTTTGCTGGTACTGTTGAAAGTCAGTCCGATGGAATTGTCGTCAATGGTAAATTTATTCCCTGTGTTTCAATTAGAAATCCCGAAGAACTACCTTGGAGTAAGTATGGAGTTGAATATGTAGTCGAGTCTACAGGTTTATTTACTACCTCCGACACAGCTTCCAAACACCTAACCGCAGGTGCTAAAAGAGTAGTAATTTCTGCTCCCACTAAAGACCCTGAAAGAGTCAAAACCTTATTGGTAGGAGTAAATCATCAAACCTTCGATCCGAGTAAAGATACGATTGTTTCTAATGCTAGTTGTACTACTAACTGTCTAGCTCCTATTGCCAAAGTAATTAATGATAACTTTGGTTTAGCAGAAGGTTTAATGACTACAGTTCACGCCATGACAGCTACTCAACCTACCGTTGATGGCCCTAGTAAAAAAGATTTTCGAGGAGGACGTAGTGCAGCCCAAAATATTATCCCTGCTTCGACTGGTGCAGCTAAAGCAGTTACCCTAGTCTTACCAGAACTCAAAGGAAAATTAACAGGAATGGCATTCCGCGTACCAACACCAGACGTTTCTGCTGTTGACCTAACCTTCCGAACTGAAAAAGCTACTAGTTATCAAGAAATTTGTGCTGCCATGAAACAAGCAGCCGAAGGAGAAATGAAAGGAATTTTAGGTTATACCGAAGATCCTGTAGTTTCGACCGATTTTACCAGCGATCCCCATTCAAGTATCTTTGATGCCGATGCAGGAATTGAATTAAATTCTAATTTCTTCAAAGTTGTCGCTTGGTATGACAATGAATGGGGTTACTCCTGTCGCATGATCGATTTAATGTTAGCGATGGCACAAAAAGAAGCTGAAATGATGGTAATAGCTTAG
- the eno1 gene encoding enolase, translated as MLNKSEAIIEAIAAREILDSRGRPTVEAEVRLVSGATGLAQVPSGASTGSFEAHELRDEDAHRYGGKGVLTAVRNIKEKITPELIDLDAFDQATIDHKMIDRDGSPNKKYLGANAILAVSLATAKAAAEELQIPLYRYLGGPLANVLPVPMMNVINGGAHADNNVDFQEFMIMPVGANSFKEALRWGAEVFASLSKVLKEKNLLSGVGDEGGYAPNLGSNQEALELLMTAIEKAGYQPGSQIALAMDVAASEFYQDGQYVYDGAAHAPEEFIDYLAQLVNQYPIISIEDGLHEDDWSNWKTLTDKLGSRIQLVGDDLFVTNPTRLQKGIDAGVGNAILIKLNQIGTLTETLETIDLATRASYRSVISHRSGETEDTTIADLAVATRAGQIKTGSLCRSERVAKYNRLLRIEEELGDRAIYAGKIGLSPKC; from the coding sequence ATGCTCAACAAATCAGAAGCCATCATTGAGGCGATCGCAGCAAGAGAAATTTTAGATTCTCGTGGTCGTCCTACTGTAGAGGCAGAGGTGCGTTTAGTTAGTGGAGCAACTGGACTAGCTCAAGTTCCTAGTGGCGCATCAACAGGTTCCTTTGAAGCCCATGAATTGAGAGATGAAGATGCTCATCGCTATGGTGGTAAAGGTGTACTAACAGCAGTCAGGAATATTAAGGAAAAAATTACCCCTGAATTAATCGATTTAGATGCTTTCGATCAAGCCACAATCGATCATAAAATGATTGACCGCGATGGTTCACCGAATAAGAAATATTTGGGAGCAAACGCAATTTTAGCGGTTTCTTTAGCAACGGCAAAAGCAGCAGCCGAAGAATTACAAATTCCTCTCTATCGTTATTTAGGTGGGCCTCTGGCGAATGTTCTCCCCGTACCAATGATGAATGTAATTAATGGTGGAGCGCACGCAGATAATAATGTCGATTTTCAAGAATTCATGATTATGCCTGTTGGGGCAAATTCTTTTAAAGAAGCTTTGCGTTGGGGTGCAGAAGTATTTGCTTCTCTCAGTAAGGTATTGAAAGAAAAAAACTTACTTTCTGGAGTGGGAGATGAAGGTGGTTACGCGCCTAATTTGGGTTCTAATCAAGAAGCCTTAGAACTTTTAATGACAGCGATTGAAAAAGCAGGCTATCAACCAGGCTCACAAATTGCTTTAGCGATGGATGTAGCTGCTAGTGAATTCTATCAAGATGGTCAATACGTTTACGATGGTGCTGCTCATGCTCCAGAGGAATTTATTGATTATTTGGCGCAGTTAGTTAATCAATATCCAATTATTTCCATTGAAGACGGACTTCACGAAGATGATTGGAGTAATTGGAAAACTCTCACTGACAAATTAGGTTCTCGAATTCAGTTAGTAGGAGATGACTTGTTTGTAACCAATCCTACTCGCCTTCAAAAAGGGATTGACGCAGGAGTAGGTAATGCAATTTTAATTAAACTCAATCAAATCGGTACTCTTACCGAAACTCTAGAGACAATCGATCTAGCGACTCGTGCTAGTTATCGTTCGGTGATCTCTCATCGCTCAGGTGAGACTGAAGATACTACCATTGCAGATTTAGCCGTTGCAACTCGTGCTGGACAGATCAAAACAGGTTCTTTATGTCGTAGTGAACGAGTTGCTAAATATAATCGTTTATTACGGATTGAAGAAGAATTAGGCGATCGCGCTATTTATGCTGGCAAAATTGGTTTAAGTCCTAAATGTTAA
- a CDS encoding phosphoglucomutase/phosphomannomutase alpha/beta/alpha domain I translates to MNIRTVSTTPFPDQKPGTSGLRKSVTVFQQPHYLENFVQSIFDALEGYQGQTLVLGGDGRYYNRQAIQIILKMAAANGVGRMLVGRGGILSTPAASAVIRQYQAFGGIILSASHNPGGPNGDFGIKYNITNGGPAPEKVTEAIYDRSIGINSYKILDVTDINLDKLAVLRLGDMTVEVIDPVEPYARLMESLFDFAKICELLQSGFRICMDSLHAVTGPYAVNIFEKRLGAPEGTVQNGVPLEDFGGGHPDPNLVYAHDLVEVLYGDNAPDFGAASDGDGDRNMILGRKFFVTPSDSLAVLTANAHLVPCYKNGIAGVARSMPTSEAVDRVAAKLGIECYETPTGWKFFGNLLDAGKATLCGEESFGTGSNHVREKDGLWAVLFWLNILAVRGESVEEIVRDHWKTYGRNFYSRHDYEEVDSQRANELMTRLRNSFDELQGKQFGTYQVKYADDFSYTDPVDSSVSKNQGIRIGFTDGSRIVFRLSGTGTKGATLRVYLESYEPDASKHDIETQAALKDLINIAEEIAQIRQFTERETPTVIT, encoded by the coding sequence ATGAACATCCGTACTGTATCGACTACTCCCTTTCCCGATCAAAAACCAGGTACATCAGGACTGCGTAAATCAGTTACAGTTTTTCAACAACCTCATTATCTAGAAAATTTTGTTCAATCAATTTTTGATGCTTTAGAAGGTTATCAGGGTCAAACTTTAGTCTTAGGAGGTGATGGTCGCTACTACAACCGTCAAGCAATCCAAATTATTCTCAAAATGGCAGCAGCTAACGGCGTAGGAAGGATGTTAGTTGGTCGGGGTGGAATTCTTTCTACTCCTGCTGCTTCGGCGGTAATTCGTCAATATCAGGCATTTGGGGGCATTATTCTTTCTGCCAGTCACAACCCTGGTGGTCCTAATGGTGATTTTGGTATTAAATACAATATTACTAATGGGGGTCCTGCGCCAGAAAAAGTTACTGAAGCAATTTACGACCGCTCAATAGGTATTAACAGTTATAAAATACTCGACGTAACTGATATTAATTTAGATAAATTAGCTGTTTTGCGTCTGGGAGACATGACAGTAGAAGTCATCGATCCTGTCGAACCTTACGCCCGTTTGATGGAGTCTTTATTTGATTTTGCCAAGATTTGTGAGTTATTACAAAGTGGTTTTCGGATCTGTATGGACTCTCTTCATGCTGTAACAGGCCCCTATGCAGTTAACATCTTTGAAAAACGCTTGGGTGCACCAGAAGGGACTGTCCAAAATGGTGTTCCTCTAGAAGATTTTGGTGGTGGACATCCCGATCCTAATTTAGTTTATGCCCATGATTTAGTAGAAGTTCTCTATGGCGATAATGCACCCGATTTTGGGGCAGCTTCCGATGGTGATGGCGATCGCAATATGATTTTAGGACGCAAATTTTTCGTTACTCCTAGTGACAGTCTGGCAGTTTTAACCGCCAATGCCCATCTAGTACCTTGTTATAAAAATGGTATCGCAGGAGTAGCGCGATCGATGCCTACTAGTGAAGCAGTAGATCGCGTTGCAGCAAAACTAGGCATAGAATGTTATGAAACGCCTACTGGTTGGAAATTCTTTGGTAATTTATTAGACGCAGGAAAAGCTACTCTTTGTGGAGAAGAAAGTTTTGGAACTGGTTCAAATCATGTTCGTGAAAAAGATGGATTGTGGGCAGTTTTATTCTGGCTTAATATTTTAGCAGTACGAGGTGAATCTGTAGAAGAAATTGTACGCGACCACTGGAAAACCTACGGACGCAATTTTTATTCTCGTCACGACTATGAAGAAGTCGATTCTCAACGTGCCAATGAATTGATGACTAGATTACGTAATTCCTTTGATGAACTTCAAGGTAAACAATTCGGTACTTACCAAGTAAAATACGCCGATGATTTTAGTTATACCGATCCCGTTGATAGTAGTGTCAGCAAAAATCAAGGTATTCGCATTGGTTTTACTGATGGTTCTCGGATTGTTTTTCGTCTTTCTGGAACAGGAACTAAAGGTGCAACTTTAAGGGTGTATTTAGAAAGTTACGAACCAGATGCCAGTAAACATGATATTGAAACTCAAGCAGCACTTAAAGACTTAATCAATATAGCCGAAGAAATTGCTCAAATTCGCCAGTTTACTGAACGGGAAACCCCAACGGTGATTACTTAA
- a CDS encoding TPR repeat-containing protein: protein MAYFCRILLLLGLFIAFLGQQPSLAASDYIERHNASELFNFGLENVRQQKYQEALDNFTKVINLDKNLVKAAYSNRCLVHLQLDNYHAAKSDCAIAIQRNPENLEALLNLGLVYYQLNDYYSAIAQYQQIINRNGQNYRAYYNRGLAYFALQDYQQAVTDYNTALISPNLITNADRIAITSDRGLAYLMLANYDKANADFNEAIHLDPLNEWAYFNRACCHHQQGNYWAAIEDFTQVLQLNSAQTQVYVNRSWLYHQLGLEQAAFKDLNLALQRYQEQKDLIAYQRTIALKEKLKQIISQSKLSQLG from the coding sequence ATGGCTTACTTTTGTCGTATATTATTGCTTTTGGGATTATTTATAGCCTTTTTAGGTCAACAACCAAGTTTGGCTGCATCTGATTATATTGAGCGTCATAATGCTTCAGAATTATTTAATTTTGGTTTAGAAAATGTACGTCAACAAAAATATCAAGAAGCTCTTGACAATTTTACTAAGGTGATTAATTTAGACAAAAATTTAGTTAAAGCTGCTTATAGCAATCGTTGTTTAGTGCATCTTCAGCTAGATAATTATCATGCTGCTAAATCTGATTGTGCGATCGCTATCCAAAGAAATCCTGAGAATTTAGAAGCTTTGCTCAATTTGGGCTTAGTTTATTATCAATTAAACGATTATTATTCAGCAATTGCTCAATATCAACAGATAATCAACCGCAATGGACAAAATTATCGAGCTTATTATAATCGAGGATTAGCTTATTTTGCTCTGCAAGATTATCAACAAGCCGTGACTGATTATAATACAGCTTTGATATCTCCTAATTTAATTACTAATGCAGATCGAATTGCGATTACAAGCGATCGCGGTTTAGCTTATCTAATGTTAGCTAATTATGACAAAGCAAACGCAGATTTTAATGAAGCAATTCACCTCGATCCTCTAAATGAGTGGGCTTATTTTAATCGTGCTTGTTGTCATCATCAACAAGGGAATTATTGGGCAGCGATTGAGGATTTTACTCAAGTTTTACAACTTAATTCTGCTCAAACTCAAGTTTATGTCAATCGAAGTTGGTTGTATCATCAATTAGGGTTAGAACAGGCTGCATTTAAAGATTTAAATCTAGCTTTACAACGTTATCAAGAACAAAAAGATCTCATAGCTTATCAACGAACTATTGCTCTTAAAGAAAAACTAAAACAAATTATTTCTCAATCAAAATTAAGTCAATTGGGGTAA
- a CDS encoding Arsenical pump membrane protein, with protein sequence MIDFLQPLRYLLLAITYLGLALGNLPGLRMNRSTIALVGSALLMLLQVIDLETAWQAIDANTILFLMSMMIVNAYLAYSGFFNLALVYLTHFARSPFGLLIVLTFSSGILSAFFLNDTIALVFTPLVLDLTKGFQLNPIPYLLALAAATNLGSVATISGNPQNMLIGSFAEISYLDFARFLTPIALISLIIQIGLICLFYPEVRSHQTLKPIKSIRPKILPGLLKKTVLITVGLLLAFACGFPLGESALVAAALLLITRRIKAERILKQVDWNLLVLFSGLFVLTKAVQNLDLLAIFNPFTTTNWGLLGTVALLSNLISNVPAVLLMQPLLEHFDTHAWLLLAAGSTLAGNLTLFGSVANLIVAEAANQLGYKLTFSEHLRLGIPLTIITLIISYVYLEIFLI encoded by the coding sequence TTGATAGATTTTTTACAACCACTAAGATATTTATTGCTAGCCATTACTTATTTAGGATTGGCGTTAGGTAACCTGCCAGGTTTACGAATGAATAGATCTACTATTGCACTGGTAGGTTCAGCTTTATTGATGTTATTACAAGTAATTGATTTAGAAACTGCTTGGCAAGCGATCGATGCTAATACTATTTTATTTTTAATGAGCATGATGATCGTTAATGCTTATTTGGCTTATTCGGGTTTTTTTAATCTGGCTTTAGTTTATTTGACTCACTTTGCTCGCAGTCCTTTTGGTTTATTAATCGTTTTAACGTTTAGTAGTGGAATTCTTTCCGCCTTTTTTCTCAACGATACGATCGCTTTAGTTTTTACTCCGCTAGTTTTAGATTTAACTAAAGGTTTTCAACTTAATCCTATTCCTTATTTATTAGCTCTTGCTGCTGCAACTAATCTAGGTTCAGTCGCTACAATTAGTGGTAATCCTCAAAATATGTTAATTGGTTCTTTTGCTGAAATTAGCTATTTAGATTTTGCCAGATTTCTTACTCCAATTGCTTTAATTAGTTTAATAATTCAAATTGGTTTAATTTGCCTATTTTATCCAGAAGTTAGGTCACATCAAACCTTAAAGCCAATTAAATCTATTCGCCCCAAGATATTACCAGGTCTATTAAAAAAAACGGTTTTAATTACAGTTGGTTTATTACTGGCTTTTGCTTGTGGATTTCCTTTAGGAGAATCTGCCTTAGTCGCAGCAGCGTTATTATTAATTACTCGGAGAATTAAAGCCGAAAGAATTTTAAAACAGGTCGATTGGAATTTATTAGTATTATTTTCTGGTTTATTTGTTCTCACCAAAGCAGTTCAAAACCTCGATCTCTTAGCAATTTTTAATCCTTTTACTACTACTAATTGGGGACTTTTAGGAACAGTAGCTTTGCTTTCTAATTTAATTTCTAATGTTCCTGCTGTATTACTAATGCAGCCTCTTTTAGAACATTTTGATACTCATGCTTGGTTACTTTTAGCTGCTGGTTCTACCTTAGCAGGAAATCTTACTTTATTTGGTTCAGTAGCTAATTTGATTGTGGCAGAAGCAGCCAATCAACTAGGTTATAAATTAACTTTTAGTGAGCATCTTCGTTTAGGTATTCCTCTCACCATTATCACTTTAATAATTAGCTATGTTTATCTAGAAATTTTTTTAATCTAA
- a CDS encoding Abortive infection protein has product MTIKRLILVFLTILALARVILSLGDSLSQPQIQSRLELYQTNLVLHVSEFKTELLDESIPSNPNLTKTIESLIGEEPYSAAQKQYQKAKEEVQISLKNFQEQLAELLVKETNPNQDNSPVPLKSQTTDSLALRKQQLQQEIAKIENFINELDLKLGILQAVQNEQKQALLTWDDLIAREDNQISETAKVLRNLWDQYTQVLPDAEKIINSNLDSWFRYKALERLYQIEDFQQEFNQLQQQEQQQASQAVFKLALISGIPVLGGISGIILLIFLLIQLALKQEKSILATNSKTGWETPWNWEIAWQVLIVGFFFIGQFVLPILLGLSGISPANSSLRFKALYVFVTYVLMAISGIGVLYLSIKSFLPLTKDWFKFKFFSNWFIWGFGGYLIALPAVLLVSLINQQIWHGQGGSNPLLFLALQAQDRVALAIFFITASIAAPLFEELMFRGFLLPSLTRYVPVWGAIIISGFIFAVAHLSLSEVLPLATLGIILGIVYTRSRNLLAPIFLHSLWNSGTLLSLFVLGNGI; this is encoded by the coding sequence ATGACTATCAAGCGATTGATTTTAGTTTTTTTGACAATTTTGGCTTTGGCTAGAGTAATACTTTCCTTAGGTGATAGTTTATCTCAGCCTCAGATTCAAAGTCGTTTAGAACTATACCAAACCAATTTAGTACTTCATGTCTCAGAATTTAAAACAGAGTTGCTTGATGAATCTATTCCTTCTAATCCTAATTTAACTAAAACGATTGAGTCTTTAATTGGTGAAGAGCCTTATTCGGCAGCACAAAAACAATATCAGAAAGCTAAAGAAGAAGTCCAAATAAGTCTGAAGAATTTTCAAGAGCAATTAGCAGAATTATTGGTTAAAGAAACTAACCCAAATCAAGATAACTCTCCAGTTCCGCTAAAGAGTCAAACAACGGATAGTCTTGCACTGAGAAAACAACAATTACAACAAGAAATTGCCAAAATTGAGAATTTTATTAATGAATTAGATTTAAAATTAGGAATTTTGCAAGCTGTTCAAAATGAACAGAAACAGGCTTTATTAACTTGGGATGATCTAATTGCTAGGGAAGACAATCAAATTTCGGAAACAGCAAAAGTTTTAAGAAATCTGTGGGATCAATATACCCAAGTTTTACCTGATGCTGAGAAAATTATTAATAGTAATTTAGATAGTTGGTTTCGTTATAAAGCTTTAGAAAGACTTTATCAAATTGAAGATTTTCAACAAGAATTTAATCAATTACAACAGCAAGAACAACAACAGGCAAGTCAAGCAGTTTTCAAGTTAGCTTTAATTAGTGGTATTCCTGTTTTAGGCGGAATTAGCGGAATTATTTTATTAATCTTTTTATTAATTCAGCTTGCTTTAAAACAAGAAAAATCTATTTTAGCAACCAATAGTAAAACTGGTTGGGAAACTCCTTGGAATTGGGAAATAGCTTGGCAAGTTTTAATTGTGGGCTTTTTCTTTATTGGTCAATTTGTATTACCAATTCTTTTAGGTCTTTCAGGAATAAGCCCTGCCAATAGTTCTTTAAGATTTAAAGCTTTATATGTTTTTGTAACCTACGTTTTAATGGCTATTAGTGGAATTGGTGTTTTATATTTGTCAATTAAATCTTTTTTACCTTTAACCAAAGATTGGTTTAAATTTAAGTTTTTTAGTAATTGGTTTATTTGGGGATTTGGTGGTTATTTGATTGCTTTACCTGCAGTCTTATTAGTCTCTTTAATTAACCAACAAATTTGGCACGGACAAGGAGGAAGTAATCCTTTACTATTTCTGGCTTTACAAGCGCAAGATCGAGTTGCTTTAGCGATATTTTTTATTACCGCTTCTATTGCTGCACCTTTATTTGAAGAACTAATGTTTCGAGGTTTCCTATTACCTTCTTTAACTCGTTATGTACCAGTTTGGGGAGCAATTATCATCAGTGGTTTTATTTTTGCTGTTGCCCATCTCAGTTTATCTGAAGTTTTACCTTTAGCAACTCTTGGTATAATCTTAGGCATAGTTTATACGCGATCGCGAAATTTGTTAGCCCCAATTTTTCTTCATAGTCTTTGGAATAGTGGAACTTTATTAAGTCTATTTGTATTAGGAAATGGGATTTAG